Proteins encoded in a region of the Solanum dulcamara chromosome 9, daSolDulc1.2, whole genome shotgun sequence genome:
- the LOC129904584 gene encoding GABA transporter 1 encodes MGTMVDEYYDHEKELDAGALFVLKSKGSWVHCGYHLTTSIVAPPLLSLPFAFASLGWWVGILCLVIGALVTFYSYNLLSMVLEHHAQLGRRHLRFRDMANDILGPRWGRYYVGPIQFMVCYGAVIGSTLLGGQCMKAIYLLLNPNGAMKLYQFVVIFGGLMLILAQMPSFHSLRHINLISLLLCIAYSACATAGSIYIGNSSKGPDKDYSISNDKETRIFGIFNAIAIIATTFGNGIIPEIQATIAPPVKGKMFKGLCICYAMLSTTFFSVAISGYWAFGNQAEGLILSNFTKNGHNLVPKSFIFITNIFTILQLSAVAVVYLQPTNEVLERTFADAKSSEFSTRNMIPRLISRSISVIISTIIAAMLPFFGDINAIIGAFGFLPLDFVLPVIFFNLTFKPSKKRPIFWLNIAIAVFFSGLGVIAAVAAVRQISLDAKTYQLFANV; translated from the exons ATGGGAACAATGGTTGATGaatattatgatcatgaaaaAGAACTTGATGCTGGTGCCCTCTTTGTTCTTAAATCCAAAG GATCATGGGTGCATTGTGGTTACCACTTGACAACCTCAATTGTAGCTCCACCATTGTTAAGTCTTCCATTTGCCTTTGCTTCACTTGGATGGTGGGTTGGAATTCTATGTTTGGTAATTGGAGCTCTTGTAACATTCTATTCATATAACCTCTTGTCGATGGTCCTCGAACACCACGCTCAGCTAGGTCGCCGCCATCTCCGCTTTCGCGACATGGCCAACGACATTTTAG GACCAAGATGGGGCAGATATTATGTTGGACCCATTCAATTTATGGTTTGCTATGGTGCAGTAATAGGCTCCACTCTTCTAGGAGGACAATGTATGAAG gCAATTTACTTGCTTTTAAACCCTAATGGAGCTATGAAGCTATATCAATTTGTAGTCATATTTGGTGGCCTAATGTTGATTTTAGCTCAAATGCCATCATTTCACTCTCTTAGACACATCAACTTAATTTCTCTTTTACTTTGCATTGCTTATAGTGCTTGTGCCACTGCTGGTTCCATTTACATAG GAAATTCGTCCAAGGGACCTGATAAGGACTATTCGATTAGCAACGATAAGGAAACGcgcatttttggaatttttaatGCAATAGCTATTATTGCCACCACATTTGGAAATGGCATAATTCCTGAAATTCAG GCAACGATAGCGCCTCCGGTGAAAGGAAAGATGTTCAAAGGGCTTTGCATATGTTATGCAATGCTTTCAACAACTTTCTTCAGTGTGGCCATTTCTGGATATTGGGCATTTGGGAACCAAGCTGAGGGCCTCATTCTAAGCAACTTTACAAAAAATGGCCACAATTTAGTCCCAAAGTCATTTATCTTCATAACCAACATCTTCACCATTCTTCAATTGTCTGCTGTTGCTGTG GTATACTTGCAACCAACAAACGAAGTACTCGAAAGGACATTTGCAGATGCCAAGAGCAGTGAATTTTCCACAAGAAATATGATCCCACGCTTAATTTCTCGATCAATTTCAGTCATCATATCAACGATAATCGCAGCAATGCTTCCATTTTTTGGTGACATCAATGCAATAATCGGGGCATTTGGTTTCTTGCCCCTTGACTTTGTGTTGCCTGTGATATTCTTCAATTTGACATTCAAACCATCAAAAAAGAGACCAATTTTTTGGCTTAACATAGCAATAGCAGTGTTTTTTTCAGGCTTAGGAGTCATAGCAGCAGTTGCTGCTGTTAGACAAATTAGTCTTGATGCAAAAACATATCAATTATTTGCAAATGTCTAA